Proteins from a single region of Pseudomonas sp. BSw22131:
- a CDS encoding NTP/NDP exchange transporter: MSAPDHPLRHRVARAINAEPDELCPALAGFGLFFCLFCGYFMLRPIREAMGIQGGVENLQWLFTATFVVMLIAVPLFGWLNSVVARVQFVDWVYGFFAINLLLFAVTFALHDDSVWLARTFYVWISVYNLYVVSVAWSLMADAFDSAQARRLFAFIAAGASVGGLIGPLISAFSIDVLGQAGLALFSAVLLLAALALKRYLMAWREYGGAGRPDSPPSESPRKPVAGNPFSGITKVLRSPYLLGVCLFVVLLATASTFLYFEQARLVAELFTTRGEQIRVFGLIDFAVQAGALVSQLFITGRIAQRFGVSSLLFAVPALVCAGFIGLALAPTFAMLAGLMIVRRIGEYAFIRPGREMLFAPLDAETKYKAKNFIDTVVYRGGDAISAWAKSLLDMLGQGTALVAVVGAVCAAIWAVTGWYLGRKADAGSEIAGKKQVS, encoded by the coding sequence TTGTCTGCCCCCGATCACCCATTGCGGCACAGAGTTGCCCGCGCCATCAATGCCGAGCCGGATGAACTGTGTCCGGCGCTGGCCGGCTTTGGGTTGTTCTTCTGCCTGTTTTGCGGGTACTTCATGCTCCGGCCGATCCGCGAGGCGATGGGCATTCAGGGCGGAGTCGAAAACCTGCAATGGCTGTTCACCGCGACCTTCGTCGTCATGTTGATCGCGGTGCCATTGTTCGGCTGGCTCAATTCGGTGGTTGCCCGGGTGCAGTTCGTCGATTGGGTATACGGGTTCTTCGCCATCAATCTGCTGCTGTTCGCCGTGACGTTTGCCTTGCACGACGACAGCGTCTGGCTAGCGCGCACGTTCTATGTATGGATCTCGGTCTACAACCTGTATGTGGTATCGGTAGCGTGGAGCCTGATGGCTGACGCGTTTGACAGTGCGCAGGCTCGTCGCCTGTTTGCATTCATTGCGGCGGGCGCCAGCGTCGGCGGACTGATAGGTCCGCTGATCAGCGCTTTCTCTATCGATGTGCTCGGACAAGCCGGGCTTGCGCTGTTCAGCGCTGTGTTGCTGCTGGCAGCACTGGCACTCAAGCGCTATCTCATGGCGTGGCGTGAATACGGCGGCGCTGGCAGGCCGGACTCCCCCCCATCGGAAAGCCCCCGCAAGCCGGTCGCCGGCAACCCCTTCAGCGGCATCACCAAAGTGTTGCGCTCGCCGTATTTACTGGGGGTATGTCTGTTTGTGGTGCTGTTGGCCACGGCCAGCACCTTTCTTTACTTCGAGCAGGCGCGGCTGGTGGCCGAACTGTTCACTACGCGCGGGGAGCAGATTCGCGTGTTCGGCCTGATTGACTTCGCCGTGCAGGCCGGGGCGCTGGTTTCGCAGTTGTTCATCACCGGGCGCATCGCCCAGCGCTTTGGCGTCAGCTCACTGCTGTTCGCTGTGCCGGCGCTGGTGTGCGCTGGGTTTATCGGGCTGGCGCTCGCCCCAACGTTCGCGATGCTGGCAGGCCTGATGATTGTGCGGCGCATCGGCGAATATGCGTTTATCCGCCCTGGTCGCGAAATGCTGTTTGCGCCGCTGGACGCCGAGACCAAATACAAGGCCAAGAACTTCATAGACACCGTGGTTTACCGCGGCGGCGACGCGATCAGCGCATGGGCAAAAAGCCTGCTGGACATGCTGGGTCAGGGCACTGCGCTGGTGGCCGTAGTCGGTGCGGTGTGCGCAGCAATCTGGGCGGTAACCGGCTGGTACCTGGGCCGCAAGGCTGATGCGGGGAGTGAAATCGCGGGCAAAAAACAGGTCAGCTGA
- a CDS encoding aldo/keto reductase codes for MPIHSFSRRDFMQASAALTAMAALSPVLPAFAASGLLTRKIPATGEDLPVIGLGTSRTFDISVASEEMNSALEVLKTLLAGGARLIDTAPSYGESQAVTGELLTRANAHKQAFLATKVSATGREAGMRQIEQTFKQLQTERIDLIQVHNLQDTSTQLQTLRELKQQGRIRYVGLTHYVESAHDDLLAALQKDKVDFVQVNYSVGARNAEKRLLPWCADHGVAVLANRTFEAGRLFAKVKGKPLPDWASSELDASSWAQLMLKFVLANRAITTVIPATSNPRYAADNLLAGQGRLPDADLRERIVQLFA; via the coding sequence ATGCCTATTCACTCGTTCAGCCGTCGCGACTTCATGCAGGCCAGTGCCGCCCTCACCGCCATGGCAGCGCTGTCTCCCGTGCTGCCAGCCTTTGCCGCCAGCGGCCTGTTGACGCGCAAAATCCCGGCCACTGGCGAGGACTTGCCGGTGATCGGCCTGGGCACTTCGCGCACATTCGACATCAGCGTTGCGTCCGAAGAAATGAACAGCGCCCTTGAGGTCCTGAAAACGCTGCTGGCAGGAGGCGCCAGGCTGATCGACACCGCGCCCAGTTATGGCGAGTCGCAAGCGGTGACCGGTGAATTGCTGACCCGCGCCAACGCACACAAACAGGCGTTCCTCGCGACCAAGGTTTCAGCCACCGGGCGCGAGGCCGGGATGCGGCAGATCGAGCAGACATTCAAGCAACTGCAGACCGAGCGCATCGACCTGATTCAGGTGCATAACCTGCAAGACACCTCCACCCAACTGCAGACCCTGCGCGAACTCAAGCAACAAGGGCGCATTCGTTATGTCGGGCTGACCCACTACGTCGAGTCGGCCCACGATGACTTGCTGGCAGCGCTGCAAAAAGACAAAGTCGATTTTGTCCAGGTCAATTATTCGGTGGGCGCGCGCAACGCCGAGAAACGCCTGCTGCCTTGGTGCGCGGACCATGGCGTGGCGGTGTTGGCCAATCGCACCTTCGAAGCCGGACGGCTGTTTGCCAAGGTCAAGGGCAAGCCCCTGCCGGACTGGGCGTCGTCTGAGCTGGACGCCAGCTCGTGGGCGCAGTTGATGCTCAAGTTCGTGCTCGCCAATCGGGCCATCACTACGGTGATTCCGGCCACCAGCAATCCGCGTTATGCCGCCGACAACCTGTTGGCGGGCCAGGGCCGATTACCTGACGCAGACTTGCGCGAGCGAATCGTCCAACTGTTCGCTTGA